One Desulfobacterales bacterium DNA window includes the following coding sequences:
- the aroQ gene encoding type II 3-dehydroquinate dehydratase: MDTKSKLGKILVINGPNLNMLGKREPEIYGKETLEDINDRIKKKAENYGIAVETFQSNHEGAIIDKIQSELNKIDAVIINPGAYTHTSVAIRDALLILDIPIIEVHLSNIYKREPFRHKSMIADIALGQISGFGHYGYMMALDAAAEIICKNKV, encoded by the coding sequence ATGGATACTAAATCAAAGCTTGGTAAAATTCTTGTTATTAATGGTCCTAATCTTAATATGCTTGGGAAAAGAGAACCTGAAATATACGGTAAAGAGACCCTTGAAGATATAAATGATAGAATAAAAAAAAAGGCTGAAAACTACGGAATAGCGGTTGAAACTTTTCAATCTAATCATGAAGGCGCAATTATAGATAAAATTCAGTCGGAATTAAATAAAATTGATGCAGTTATTATTAATCCCGGAGCTTATACCCATACGAGTGTAGCAATAAGAGACGCTTTATTAATACTTGATATTCCAATAATTGAAGTTCATCTTTCAAATATTTATAAAAGAGAACCTTTTCGGCATAAATCAATGATAGCTGATATAGCTTTAGGCCAAATATCCGGTTTTGGACATTATGGATATATGATGGCTTT
- a CDS encoding ribulose-phosphate 3-epimerase, whose translation MKLIAPSILSADFSRLKEEIQDVEKAGADWIHVDVMDGHFVPNITIGPLIVEAVRKSTRLPIDVHLMIENPDRYIQDFVDAGADLISVHAEACIHLNRTIEYIKTAKPNKKTEESKKIKAGVALNPSTPLSSIEWVLEYLDFVLIMSVNPGFGGQNFISNSIVKIKQLKNMIKDKPILIQVDGGINKNTINEVAEAGADVFVAGSAIFKSDNYKDAIDDLKK comes from the coding sequence ATGAAATTAATTGCACCGTCAATATTGTCAGCTGATTTTTCAAGGTTAAAAGAAGAAATTCAAGATGTTGAAAAAGCTGGAGCTGATTGGATACATGTTGATGTAATGGATGGTCATTTTGTACCAAATATAACTATAGGACCTTTAATTGTTGAAGCTGTAAGAAAATCAACACGTCTTCCCATTGATGTCCATTTAATGATTGAAAATCCTGATAGATATATTCAAGATTTTGTTGATGCAGGAGCGGACTTAATTTCAGTTCATGCAGAAGCTTGTATTCATCTTAATAGAACGATAGAGTACATAAAAACAGCTAAACCAAATAAAAAAACAGAAGAGTCAAAAAAAATTAAAGCAGGCGTTGCTTTAAACCCTTCAACTCCTTTGTCCTCTATTGAATGGGTTCTCGAATATCTTGATTTTGTTCTTATTATGAGTGTAAATCCCGGGTTTGGCGGGCAAAATTTTATATCGAACTCCATAGTAAAAATAAAACAGCTAAAAAATATGATTAAAGATAAGCCTATATTAATTCAAGTTGATGGAGGCATAAATAAGAACACAATAAATGAAGTTGCAGAAGCTGGTGCTGATGTGTTTGTAGCTGGCTCAGCTATTTTTAAATCAGATAATTATAAAGATGCTATAGATGATTTAAAAAAATAA